TGTTAGATTGAAATCTTTCAGTTGCTGAAGTTTCGATAATTCAATATTAGCTCCGTTTTTGTAAATTTTCCAGATTAATTCTGAGCAATAAATTCGGGTGTTCGTCCATTCAAAAAAGGCATCGTACTCTTTACCCATAAATTGCTGGCTGTAGTCTTTCATTTTTTGCATCGTATCCGAAGTCAGTATTTTATCAGCATTTTTTACTCTTTTTACCACATAATTTTTATTCTTTCCATGCGCAATCCAATCATCCAAAGGAGTCAGTTTTACGGGCTGAACAGCTTCAAAAACAAATAAGCTTCCGTTAATTTTATAAATGATTCCGCAATGTGAAAACTTCGAATTGGTTGCAATTCGTACCGCCTCACACTGAGGAGATTCAGAAGTTTGAAAAATAATATCGCCATCCTGAATTTTGTCAGGTAAACTTGTTACTCCTTTTGTTTTGGATGCCAAAAACGGATTGACTGGAAAAACCTGCATCGTTACATACAGCGCGCAACAAAAGCTTAGTAAAAAGGTAATGGCGGGTAAGAGGTATTTTTTCTTTTTCATTTTAAATTTTAAAGCTTAAAAGTATTATTTATTTTGTACAGATCAGCAATTATTGAAATGAAACTTGATGGATAAATATTGAATAAAAGTAATGTAACGTTTTAGTTTGTTTTGTGAAATTATTCTAAGTATATCCTTTCAAAAGTATTAATTCCTTATATTTAGGCTGAACATTTTTTTAATTCAATAATTTGTATATATGTTTAATGATGATTATTCAAGAAGAAAGTTTTTAAGAGATGCATTATTAGCATCCGTCGCTGTGGCAACACCTGATTTGGTCATGGCTGCAGGAAGGGCTTTTTCCAGCGCTGATAAAGTAAACCTTGCCTGTGTTGGTATTGGTAATCGTGGTGCAGAAATTATTAAAGCATTATACGCTACAGGTTTAGCAAATATAGTAGCACTATGCGATGTAGATATGGAAGCACCGCATACATTGGATATATTAAAAATGTTTCCTGATGTTCCAAGATTTAAGGATTTTAGGCAGATGTTTGATAAAATGGGCAATAAAATTGAGGCTATCTCTATTGGAACACCTGACTTTTCCCATTTTCCCATTACAATGATGGCTATTGGTTTAGGAAAACATGTATATGTAGAAAAGCCAATGGCGCGTACTTTTAATGAAGTAGAACTGATGATAAAGGCTGCGGCAAAACACCCAAAAGTAGTGACACAAATGGGCAATCAGGGGCATTCAGAAGAAAATTATTTTCAGTTTAAAGGATGGAAAGAGGCTGGAATCATTAAAGATGTAACCGCTATTACAGCACATATGAATTCACCAAGACGCTGGCACAAATGGGATCCAAAAATTACTTCGTTCCCGCCAGCAGAACCTATCCCGGCAACTCTCGATTGGGACCTTTGGCAGGCGCAGACAAAGGGTCATGAGTTTAACAAAGATTTTATCAACGGACAATGGCGCTGCTGGTATGACTTTGGAATGGGGGCACTAGGTGACTGGGGGGCGCATATTCTGGATACAGCACATGAGTTTTTGGATCTCGGCCTTCCTTACGAAGTTGATCCTTTGAAATTAGAGGGGCACAATAAATTCTTTTATCCGATGTCCACCACGCTTTCTTTCAAATTTCCAAAACGAGGCGATATGCCGCCAGTAGAAATAAAATGGTACGATGGACTGGATAATTTTCCTCCAATACCGGAAGGATATGGTGTACAAGGCCTTGATCCTAATATTCCACCTCCGAGTACAGGAGCAATTGAACCGGCCAAACTTAACCCGGGAAAAATTATTTACAGCAAGGAACTCACCTTCAAAGGAGGTTCTCATGGCAGTAAATTGTCGATCATACCTGAAGAAAAAGCAAAGGGAATGGTGTCTAAATTGCCTAACGTCCCTTTAAGTCCGTCTAATCACTTCGCTAATTTCCTTAAAGCATGTAAAGGAGAAGAACAAACACGTTCACCTTTTGCAATAGCAGGTCCTTTAAGTCAGGTATTTTGCCTTGGGGTTCTTGCGCAATGGACTGGGGAGAAAATTGTTTTTGACAGAACAAAAAAAGTGATCACAAGCAGTAAAAAGGCCAATCAATTGTTGATAGGACCTCCGCCACGTAAAGGATGGGAAGAATATTATAAAGTGTAATTTTAATTTATGAAACGCAGGGATTTTATTCGCCAATCAGGATTGTTCACCGCTGGAATGTTATTGCATCAGCAAATGCTGCATGCCTATTCTTTTACTGAAATAGCAAAAATAATTTCAGTTGGAATAATTGGTTGTGGCGACAGAGGTAAAGGGCTGGGAAGTGTCATTAACAGTATGCCGGAAGAATTTCAGTTGAAGGCAGTTTGCGATGTATTGCCTTTTCGTCTGGATCAGGCAAAAAGATTAGATATACAGCATAATATTCGTTATGAAAAAGACTATCGCAAGCTGCTGGATGATAAAACCATTGATGCAGTAATTATTGCAACACCTTTATACAATCATTATGAAATTGCAGCAGCAGCCATTCAGGCAGGAAAGCATGTATATCTGGAAAAAACAATGACCTACAGTGCAGATCAGGCGCTTGCTTTGGTTAAATTGGCACACCAGCATCCGAATCAAATTTTGCAGGTAGGGCATCAATATCGGTACACTCCGCTTTATTTCAAAGTGAAACAGATGATTGATAACGGCTATCTGGGGAAAGTAACACAAATTGATTGCCGATGGGACCGGAATGCAAATTGGCGCAGGCCAGTTCCTCCCGGTTATACTGATAAGCAGGTAAACTGGCGTATGTACAAAGAATATTCAGGGGGGCTGCCGGCTGAGTTATTGTCACATCAGGTTGATTTCATTAATTGGGCTTTTGATACACATCCCGATGAAATTTATGGAACCGGAGGTATTGATTATTACAAAGACGGAAGAGAAACTTTTGATAACATACAAACTATTCTGCGTTATAAGAAAGAGGGAATGATAGGGAATTTTGGAGCCACTTGTGCTAACGAAAAAGACGGATATCTTTTTAAATTAAAGGGAACAAAAGGAACAATCGAATTGTTAATGGACGAAGGGCTGTTTTTTCCTGAGAAGCAAACCAGAAAAGAACTTGAAACAGTTGATGGTGTTACCGGTGCTTCAAAAATTGAATGGAACAAAGAAGGAGGTACTTCCATTCTTAAAGAAAAAACAAAAGATGGCAGTTGGTATGCGTTACAGGAGTTTTATAAAACAATCACGACCAATTCGAAACCGGTATCAAATGTCATAACCGGTGCAAGGACAGCGTGCTGTGTTCATTTGATGAATAAAGCAATTTACAAGGATGATATTGAAAAATGGAAACCTGAATATAATGTTACCTAAGAATAAACAAAAACGACTATGAAAAAAATCACAATAATTTTTTTGTTATGTATTGCAGCTAATGGTATTGCACAAAACAAAGAATGGAAATCCTTATTTGACGGAAAAACACTCAAAGGCTGGAAACAAGTAACCGGATCTGCTCCTTATACTGTAGAGAATGGAATGATTGTGGGCACAACGGTTAACAATTCACCCAATTCATTTTTAGTGAGCGATCAAAAATGTACCGGCGATTTTGTATTAGAAATGGAAACCATGTTATCTGATGCCAATACCAATTCAGGTGTACAGTTCAAAAGTAATTTTGACCCTAAGGCAAATAACGGGAAAGGGCGTGTTTATGGTTACCAATATGAATTGGATCCTTCAGCACGTAAATGGAGTGGGGGGATTTATGATGAAGGAAGAAGAGAATGGCTGTATCCGGGATCGTATAATCCGGCAGGACAGCAGCTTTTTACCCTGAATGTTTTCCATAAAATACGTATCGAATGTATAGATAATACAGTAAAGACCTGGTTAGATAATGTGCCGGTTTCTTATCTGGTTGATTCTTTAGCTGTTAATGAAGGACTTATTGCTTTGCAGGTTCATTCGATTGGAAAACCGGAACATGCTGGCATTAAAATATGCTGGAAAAATATCCGTATTCAGACTAAAAACATAAAACCGCTTCCTTTTCCAAAAGGAGTGTACGTTGTTAATTTAGTACCTAACAAGCTTATTCCGTATGAGCAGGAAAGCGGCTGGAAATTGTTATTTGACGGAAAAAGTACATCAGGCTGGTTGGGTGCCCACAAAACTATTTTTCCGGAAAAAGGCTGGGAAATAAAAGATGGTATTTTGAAAGTATTGCCATCATCCGGTGGCGAATCTACAAATGGAGGGGATATTGTGACCAAAGAAACGTTCAAAGCATTTGATCTGTCAGTCGATTTTAAATTAACGAAAGGGGCAAACAGTGGAATAAAGTACTTCGTAACACTTAATGAAAAAAGTAACGGATCGGCTATAGGTCTGGAATATCAATTGCTTGATGATACGTTACATCCGGATGCAAAATTAGGGCGCGAAGGAAACAGAACCCTTGCTTCATTGTACGATCTCATCAAATCGCAAAAATTATCACGATTCTTTAAGCAGCCAGGCAATTGGAATACTGCACGTATTGTCGTTTATCCTAATAACCATGTAGAGCATTATCTCAATGGTATTAAAGTATTAGAATATGACCGTGGTTCCCAGGCTTTCCGTGATTTGGTTGCTATCAGTAAATATAAAGTATGGCCAAACTTTGGAGAGGCTCCGGAAGGGCATATTTTAATTCAGGACCATGGAAATGAAGTAAGTTTTAGAAGTATTAAAATCAGGGAGCTGAAATAAATTAGTTACTTTTTTGATAAACATAAATGACAAAGCCAACTGTTTAGGTTGGCTTTGTCATTTGCCAAATTTCAATCTTGTTTTTTTAATATAACACTAATTAATTTTCGACAAGTTCAATATCCATTGTATTGATAAGACCGTCCTCAAACGTGTAAATGTGCTTTACGATCCCTTCAAATACTAAACCGACTTGTAAATACATTTTCCTGCGTCGTTGATAAAGCATTGTCTATATTTCTTTCATTAAAAGCAGTATAAGCTTTATAAATTATGTCTTTAGATTGATTTTGCATATTGCAATAATTTTATTTGGTTGTTGTTTTAAAGAGTACTCTGCCCAAAAGTAAGCAGATTATTATCAGGATCAAGCATCGAAAATTCCTTTTGTCCCCATTGCTTAATTTGCAAAGAACCGTTAGGGTGTATCTCTGCTTTATTATCTAAGAGTGATTGATAAAATGTATCGATATCGTCGGTTCTGATATAGACCTGTCCATAATTTTCATTTGGATTAAGTTCTTTAAATTCAAAGAAATGAATTTCAATACTATGTTTTTGCAGCATTAGATAATGCTCAAAATTAACGTTTCCAAATTCTTCGAAACCTAGCTTGTTGATGTAAAATTCCCTGGTGGCTTTTTTATCACGCATGGGTAATTTTGGGCTAATAGCTGTGAGCATACCTTTAATTGTTTTTTATATTAATTCATTTTATTTAGCTATTGCACTTACAGGAAATGCCTTATATATTTGAATTTACGAAAAATAAAATAATATTCAGATAATGAGTATAAAAACACCTAATTACAATGAGAAACCCTAGGATTATTAGTCGAATTACATTTGAATAAATATTTAGATTGAGGATATAATGGTACTGGATTATCCGTGACAACCAATGGAGATAATGTTTCTCCGTTATAACCAGGCATTGTAACTTGTACTGCCGACCCATTGCCTAAAGCTACATTTTTGGCATTTAAATTTCCGTTGAAACTATAATCAATCATAGCATCCAAAAGGCGATAAATACCATAATAATCGTAAGCATCATAAGATGATTGTGTATTGGGTAAATCATGTTCCGCTGTATAAGTAAAAGAAGATAATACACTTTTTTTGATTAGAATAAAATCCTTTTCTGAATTGGGAATATTTATATTTTTAAAAATATCTATAGCAAGGCGGTGATCATTTGTTATATCGTCATCATACACTTGTGTAATCAGTTTAGTATTGGCAGGAAAATCTAATAATTGATTGTCAGCTAACTGATAGGAATACCATTGCGCCATAGTAAAAATAAATCTGCCGTTTTCGCCCCAGCCTTCATCGATAAAAGCTCTGTGTGCTAATGAAAATGATGCGCCTCCACCAAAAGAATGTCCCATGAAGCCTACTTTTTTTGTATCAATGATATCGGGATAATCTGTTACAGCTTTTTTAAAACTCTCCCATAGAGTACTGTATCTCTCATCAATAGTCACTCCTGTAGTTGGATAAGGTGCAAATACTACTACATAGCCTTTCTTAGCGATAAATTCGTAAAGGCCAATATTATAACTACTTTCTTCGCCTCCATAAGGATGTGAATAAAAAATAACAGGTTTTGGTGAAGTAATGCCCTTTGGATAAAAAATTTCAACATTTTTGCCTGCGTAGGCCGGACTTACAAATGAAATTTTTGCAACAGAATAACTTCCGTCTGCTCCATATCCTGTGGTTGGTCGTGAAATTGGTCCCTGAAGATCATCATCAACAGATGACGGAGTTGATGTTTCTGTATTTGAATCTTTAGTACATGATGTTAGCAAAAGTGTAAATAAAATAATTTGTAATGTCTTCTTCATAACTAATATAATTAAATGTTAAAAATTAGACTCCATTTATTAGTAAAAGGTTTAATTGCAATTTAAATTTTTATTAGTTTTCTTCCAACATTAGGGGTAGAATTCAAAAAACTTAAAATGTATAATTTTTTATTTTGGTTTGTATATTTTCTAAAGTTTTGTCATTTCCAAAAACATTTCTTCATATTTTTCTTTAAACATGTCTGCTGCTTTTTTAGGAAATGGAAACCTGTACAAGTAGTTCGGTTGTCTTTTTTCTCCATTCAAAGTCGGTGTTGTGTATTGTGAAATTCTGTCAAATTCATGTTTTATCACAGCATTGCTTCTTTCAGTCTTTTATTAAAATAATAGACAATAGCAGTTGTTAAATTGTTGTTACTATTGAACTGACCAAAATTGTTTTAAATAAATCTTCCATTTGGTTTCCCTTAATTAGTTGCCATTTCTTTTTAACTTAATTGTTATTAAATACTATTTGTAAGGAAAACTAAGTTATATAAAAAAATAATTATCACTAATTCAGTTGTTTGTATGGGTTTAGTTTTTCAATTCTGTCAATCTGATTTAAATGTCTAATCATATGATTGACGTAAAACTGAAAAGTATCACCCAGTTTTAGTTTGATCAGGCTTGAAATTGAAATCTGAATTTTTACCTTGTTAAGACTTACTTTTCCGGATTGGTTCAGTAACTCTAATAATTTATTTTGCTGATTAATGAATCTGCTAATCACTGTTTTATTAAGATTAGTGTTGAAAGGATCTTTGTCTTTAAATGTTTTCATTTTATTCAGCTTTTCTTTTGGTAGTATGATTTTTGAGAAGTAATTTCCTAAAATTCCGCTTTTAAACTCAAAATCAGGTTTAGTATCTGAATTTTTTATTTTACGTTCTATTTGTGGAAGGTAAAAGTCACCATATAGATTCAAATGTTCCAGGCATTCCAAGATGTTCCAGGAAGTTTCATCTTCTCTCCGGATGAGTTTTTCTAAATCATAGGTTTGTAGCTTTTCAGCCTGATTTATAATTCGTTTTGTCTGTTCTAAAAGCGTCTGAATTAATATTTCTGATTGCATAATTTTTAAATTTTATTGCAAAATTCAGGAAAGCATTTTTTATAAATCTTGATTGAAATCAAGATTTTTTTAACCTTGATAAAGTTTCTGGAGTCATCCTTAAGTAATTGGCAATATGGCGGTTTGGAATATGCTGAAAAAGCTGCGGACTCCTTTTTAAAACCCTCTCGTATCTTTCTTTTGGAGAACTTGTCAGGATATCTATTTCGCGCTCCATTTGTTGAATCACAAGATTTTCCAAAATTTTTACCCACATATTTTTATTAACCTCAGTTTCCAGGAATTTTTCAATTTGTGATTTGGTAATTACTTTTAAAACAGTCTTTTTAATAGCCTGAATATAAAGTTCGGAAGGTTTTTGGGTTAAAAAAGAATCCAGTGAAACAATTATATTGTGTTTGTAGCCAAACCGAATAGTCTGCTCTTCATCATTGTCTAAAACAAAAATTCTCAAACTTCCACTTTCCACATAATATAAATTAGTGTCAATACTGCCTTTCACTTTCAGAAAATCATTTCTGTCGATAGTGAGGGTTTGACTCGAAAGTTCAATTATTTCTTTCATTAATAAAGTTAAGTTCCGAAGTTTTTAATTTTCATAATTGTTTAAGTATGCATTTATACATTCTTCTTCATATTTTGAAAGCTCATATGCAATGCAAAAAGCGAACTATCTAATTCTTTGGAAGCGTCTTACAAGCAATGATAAATTCCTGTCTGTATTCTTCTTCAACCTCGTATTGGATATATTCAATTGTCATACATAATAATTTAATTGATATAAGGTCCGCCAGTTGCGCCCCAGTCCCATTTTGGCATAGGTTCGTTTGAGTCTGTTGGATTTTCTGTCAGCTGAGAATTTATAACTGCGAGACGCGTGCCCCATTCAATATAGCCAACAAAAGCCGAACGGAATTCAGGGTCGCTTTTTAATCCAATTTCGTCTGAAGTTTGCAGAAGTAAATGAACCCAGCGCTGCCTCATTTCTTCTGTCAGCATTTTACCAATATGTTTTCCAATCATTTTTGCATGGCTGCCATTGTCATTGGAAGTATATAATTTTTCGCCTCCAAAAACTTCAGCAACAAAATGCGCTACGTTTTCAACGTGGTCAGGTGACATGTTTTTAAAGACTTCGCCCAATATTTCATCATTTAATACCTTTTCGTAAAATTTCGAAAATAAAGTTTCAAAAGTCTGCATATCGCCTGCCCATTCATATAAAGTTGGTATGTTTTTCATTCTTATATGTTTTGCAATAGTTGATTGATTAAATAAAATACTCGTTTGATTTTCAGTATATTATTTTAACTCAAAAATATGAAAATTTAATTACAAAAAGATATTTGCTTTTCATGAGCACTTTACAAATGGGAATGTTTGTAATTTTAAATACAAAACTTTCTTTTTTCTGCATTACCTAACTTATAGAATTATTTTCTGTCTTATTGACTTTTATAGTAAACTAATAAGAGATCAATCTTATATAATTTTAATTTAATTTTTAATAATTATTTGAATTACAATTAATTAACTTTTATTAAAGAAAGGTTTAACATGGTCTGTTTCTGCTTGCTATGCGAAATAAGTAATTTTAAATAAATCAAATTAATAACATATTAAATTTTAAAATTATGAAAAAGAATATCGCCATATTAGCCACAAACGGTTTTGAAGAATCCGAATTAGCATCGCCTAAAGCTTATCTGGAAGAGCAGGGATGGATCGCAGATATCATCAGTTTAAAATCAGGAACGATCAAAGCCTGGAAAGATGGTAACTGGAGCAATGAATACAATGTTGATGTAACATTAGATCAGGCAAATGAAGCTGATTACGATGCTCTCGTTCTTCCGGGAGGCGTTATAAACCCAGATCTATTGAGAAGAGAAGAGGCTGCAGTAAATTTTGTACGTTCCTTTTTCGAAAGTAAAAAACCAGTAGCAGCTATTTGTCATGGTCCTCAGATTCTGGTAGATGCTGATGTTTTGCAAGGCCGAAAAGTAACTTCGTTCTTCTCTGTCAAAAACGATTTGAAAAATGCAGGTGCACAATGGGAAGACTCAGAAGTAGTCGTAGATAATGGATTAGTGACCAGTCGAAATCCTAATGATCTGCCCGCTTTTAATAAAAAAATGGTAGAAGAAATTAAAGAAGGAAAACACGAGCGTCAGACAGTGTAAAAAAGAATTAGGTTATCAGGAAAAAATGCAGGATCAATTTTGGTCCTGCATTTTTTTTATTGCGATGTAATGTACGAGAGTCGAATTTGGTTATTGCTTTACGGCCATTGCTACTCTATAAAACTCATATCCTTTTTCATTCCTTTCTGGCAGATATTTTGAACGATATTCTATAGCGCCCATATCTTCAAGGAGTATCATGTCAAATGATTTTAAATAATCTGATAGTTCTTCCGGCTTAAAGCCAAAAGTCCATTTTTCTTCAAGTTTTTCGAGTTCAATAAAAAGTTGCTCACCTCCTAAAAATGAACCCGGATTTTCGAGAACATCGTTGTGAACATAAGTAAAAATGACATAGCTGTTTGTTGTGAATTTTTTAATAAACTCAAATGTATTTTTTATGGCATCTTCTGTGAGATAATTGGTAACGCCTTCCCAAATGACAGTAGTAGGTTTTGTAAAATCAAAATTATGTTGTTCAGCCAATTCTTCAAGGCTTTGTTTATTAAAGTCAATTTGATAAAATTCAATATTTTTTGGAAGCTCACCTATGCGGCTTTTATAAGTTGTAATTTTAAATTTTGAAGTATTTGGATGATCAATTTCTATGACAGGAATTGATTCCAGAAAAGCAAGCCGCAATGCTCTGGTGTCAAATCCTGCGCCTAAAATTATGACTTGTTTTACTCCGTTATTAATTGTTGATTTTAATAAATCATCAATATATTTTGTTCTGGCTATTCCGGATGAAAGGGCTCCCGGTATTTTCTTCTCAATGGTATTGTTAATATATTTTCTAATAATAGCATATTTAGACATACGTGATGCAAATCTCAATTTAGCTTCAAGAAAATGTATTGCATATTCATCAGAAAATAATTTATCATTTGAACTGCGTTTTGTTTCCAATGCTCTGAATAAAGCCATATATTGAGCTGTTCGGCTTGTTTTGTGTGTTTTCATTTTTTTATATTGATTGTACTAAACTATTACCGTTAATATTCTGGTTGTCTAAATGCAGTGTTGCTAAAATCGGGATAATTCTATTCCGTCACGGTTACAATAAACATTTCGTCAGCTTTTTTTTTGAAATACTTACCTGATTTACAGTGTGTTATTTTAATTCAAAAATATAAAAATTTAATTACAAAAACGTATTTACTTTTCAGGAGAACACTTCTTATAGTTTGGTGTCTACGACTGTATCAATCTGGGTCGTT
The Flavobacterium flavigenum genome window above contains:
- a CDS encoding YiiX family permuted papain-like enzyme codes for the protein MKKKKYLLPAITFLLSFCCALYVTMQVFPVNPFLASKTKGVTSLPDKIQDGDIIFQTSESPQCEAVRIATNSKFSHCGIIYKINGSLFVFEAVQPVKLTPLDDWIAHGKNKNYVVKRVKNADKILTSDTMQKMKDYSQQFMGKEYDAFFEWTNTRIYCSELIWKIYKNGANIELSKLQQLKDFNLTDERVQKILKERYGNDIPLEEKVISPSNLADSDLLVTVVDTY
- a CDS encoding Gfo/Idh/MocA family protein, translating into MFNDDYSRRKFLRDALLASVAVATPDLVMAAGRAFSSADKVNLACVGIGNRGAEIIKALYATGLANIVALCDVDMEAPHTLDILKMFPDVPRFKDFRQMFDKMGNKIEAISIGTPDFSHFPITMMAIGLGKHVYVEKPMARTFNEVELMIKAAAKHPKVVTQMGNQGHSEENYFQFKGWKEAGIIKDVTAITAHMNSPRRWHKWDPKITSFPPAEPIPATLDWDLWQAQTKGHEFNKDFINGQWRCWYDFGMGALGDWGAHILDTAHEFLDLGLPYEVDPLKLEGHNKFFYPMSTTLSFKFPKRGDMPPVEIKWYDGLDNFPPIPEGYGVQGLDPNIPPPSTGAIEPAKLNPGKIIYSKELTFKGGSHGSKLSIIPEEKAKGMVSKLPNVPLSPSNHFANFLKACKGEEQTRSPFAIAGPLSQVFCLGVLAQWTGEKIVFDRTKKVITSSKKANQLLIGPPPRKGWEEYYKV
- a CDS encoding Gfo/Idh/MocA family protein, with the protein product MKRRDFIRQSGLFTAGMLLHQQMLHAYSFTEIAKIISVGIIGCGDRGKGLGSVINSMPEEFQLKAVCDVLPFRLDQAKRLDIQHNIRYEKDYRKLLDDKTIDAVIIATPLYNHYEIAAAAIQAGKHVYLEKTMTYSADQALALVKLAHQHPNQILQVGHQYRYTPLYFKVKQMIDNGYLGKVTQIDCRWDRNANWRRPVPPGYTDKQVNWRMYKEYSGGLPAELLSHQVDFINWAFDTHPDEIYGTGGIDYYKDGRETFDNIQTILRYKKEGMIGNFGATCANEKDGYLFKLKGTKGTIELLMDEGLFFPEKQTRKELETVDGVTGASKIEWNKEGGTSILKEKTKDGSWYALQEFYKTITTNSKPVSNVITGARTACCVHLMNKAIYKDDIEKWKPEYNVT
- a CDS encoding 3-keto-disaccharide hydrolase encodes the protein MKKITIIFLLCIAANGIAQNKEWKSLFDGKTLKGWKQVTGSAPYTVENGMIVGTTVNNSPNSFLVSDQKCTGDFVLEMETMLSDANTNSGVQFKSNFDPKANNGKGRVYGYQYELDPSARKWSGGIYDEGRREWLYPGSYNPAGQQLFTLNVFHKIRIECIDNTVKTWLDNVPVSYLVDSLAVNEGLIALQVHSIGKPEHAGIKICWKNIRIQTKNIKPLPFPKGVYVVNLVPNKLIPYEQESGWKLLFDGKSTSGWLGAHKTIFPEKGWEIKDGILKVLPSSGGESTNGGDIVTKETFKAFDLSVDFKLTKGANSGIKYFVTLNEKSNGSAIGLEYQLLDDTLHPDAKLGREGNRTLASLYDLIKSQKLSRFFKQPGNWNTARIVVYPNNHVEHYLNGIKVLEYDRGSQAFRDLVAISKYKVWPNFGEAPEGHILIQDHGNEVSFRSIKIRELK
- a CDS encoding bleomycin resistance protein, encoding MLTAISPKLPMRDKKATREFYINKLGFEEFGNVNFEHYLMLQKHSIEIHFFEFKELNPNENYGQVYIRTDDIDTFYQSLLDNKAEIHPNGSLQIKQWGQKEFSMLDPDNNLLTFGQSTL
- a CDS encoding alpha/beta hydrolase, whose protein sequence is MKKTLQIILFTLLLTSCTKDSNTETSTPSSVDDDLQGPISRPTTGYGADGSYSVAKISFVSPAYAGKNVEIFYPKGITSPKPVIFYSHPYGGEESSYNIGLYEFIAKKGYVVVFAPYPTTGVTIDERYSTLWESFKKAVTDYPDIIDTKKVGFMGHSFGGGASFSLAHRAFIDEGWGENGRFIFTMAQWYSYQLADNQLLDFPANTKLITQVYDDDITNDHRLAIDIFKNINIPNSEKDFILIKKSVLSSFTYTAEHDLPNTQSSYDAYDYYGIYRLLDAMIDYSFNGNLNAKNVALGNGSAVQVTMPGYNGETLSPLVVTDNPVPLYPQSKYLFKCNSTNNPRVSHCN
- a CDS encoding DinB family protein codes for the protein MQSEILIQTLLEQTKRIINQAEKLQTYDLEKLIRREDETSWNILECLEHLNLYGDFYLPQIERKIKNSDTKPDFEFKSGILGNYFSKIILPKEKLNKMKTFKDKDPFNTNLNKTVISRFINQQNKLLELLNQSGKVSLNKVKIQISISSLIKLKLGDTFQFYVNHMIRHLNQIDRIEKLNPYKQLN
- a CDS encoding Crp/Fnr family transcriptional regulator, whose amino-acid sequence is MKEIIELSSQTLTIDRNDFLKVKGSIDTNLYYVESGSLRIFVLDNDEEQTIRFGYKHNIIVSLDSFLTQKPSELYIQAIKKTVLKVITKSQIEKFLETEVNKNMWVKILENLVIQQMEREIDILTSSPKERYERVLKRSPQLFQHIPNRHIANYLRMTPETLSRLKKS
- a CDS encoding group II truncated hemoglobin codes for the protein MKNIPTLYEWAGDMQTFETLFSKFYEKVLNDEILGEVFKNMSPDHVENVAHFVAEVFGGEKLYTSNDNGSHAKMIGKHIGKMLTEEMRQRWVHLLLQTSDEIGLKSDPEFRSAFVGYIEWGTRLAVINSQLTENPTDSNEPMPKWDWGATGGPYIN
- a CDS encoding type 1 glutamine amidotransferase domain-containing protein encodes the protein MKKNIAILATNGFEESELASPKAYLEEQGWIADIISLKSGTIKAWKDGNWSNEYNVDVTLDQANEADYDALVLPGGVINPDLLRREEAAVNFVRSFFESKKPVAAICHGPQILVDADVLQGRKVTSFFSVKNDLKNAGAQWEDSEVVVDNGLVTSRNPNDLPAFNKKMVEEIKEGKHERQTV
- a CDS encoding class I SAM-dependent methyltransferase; translated protein: MKTHKTSRTAQYMALFRALETKRSSNDKLFSDEYAIHFLEAKLRFASRMSKYAIIRKYINNTIEKKIPGALSSGIARTKYIDDLLKSTINNGVKQVIILGAGFDTRALRLAFLESIPVIEIDHPNTSKFKITTYKSRIGELPKNIEFYQIDFNKQSLEELAEQHNFDFTKPTTVIWEGVTNYLTEDAIKNTFEFIKKFTTNSYVIFTYVHNDVLENPGSFLGGEQLFIELEKLEEKWTFGFKPEELSDYLKSFDMILLEDMGAIEYRSKYLPERNEKGYEFYRVAMAVKQ